GGCCGCGCACGCCCGTCGGACGATGATCGGGCGCAGTGCGGAGGAGGTGGACCACGCTCCGCCGCGCGGCCGCTACGCGCCGGTGCCCGCCCCGCAGACCGTCGTCCCCGGCAACACCCTGCGCTGGGCGGCGCCCGCCGCCGCGCTGGTCGTGGCCTCGGCGATCGTGGTGGGCCGGGCGTTGCGCCGCCGCGGATAGCAGCGGATCAAGGAGTGGATAGGGTCGACCTGTGAGTGACGAAGACTTCACGCTGACCGCGGGCGACGCGGAGGCGACCGTACGGCCGGGCAACGGCGGCCGGGTCGGAGGACTGCGCGTCGGCGGCCTCGAACTGCTGCGCCAAGGCGAGCGGTTCGGCTGCTTCCCGATGGTCCCCTGGTGCGGCCGGATCCGCGAGGGCCGCTTCCTGGACGGCGGGACCCTCCGTCAGATGCCGCTCAACGCCGCCCCGCACGCCATTCACGGCACCGTCCGCGACGGCGGCTGGAAGGTCGCGCGCCGCACGGCGGCCGAGGCGGTTCTGACGTACGACCTGGTGGAGCCGTGGCCCCACCCCGGGCGGGTCACGCAGGTGGTGACCCTGACCGAGGACGCCCTCACGCTCACCATGGGCGTGGAGACGCACGACTCGTCCTTCCCGGCGCAGATCGGCTGGCACCCCTGGTTCAACCGGAACCTGGGCGACCAGGACGTGCAGGTGTCCTTCGCCCCGGCCTGGCAGGAGGAGCGCGGGGAGGACCATCTGCCCACCGGTGAGCGCGTCGAGCCGAAGCCGGGCCCCTGGGACGACTGCTTCGGCATGCCCGACGGCGTCGCCGTAGGCCTCACCTGGCCGGGGCAGCTCCGGCTCGACGTGACCAGCCCCGAGCGGTGGGTCGTGGTCTACGACGAGCAGGAGGCGGCCGTGTGCGTGGAACCGCAGACCGGTCCGCCCAACGGCCTCAACACCCTCCCGCGCCTGGTCACGCCCCTGGAGCCGCTCGAGGCCACGACCACCTGGTCCTGGACGCGCCTCTAAGCTGAGGGCATGACGGACGTGGATGTGGATGCAGTGGACGTACGCGGCGCGCTGTTGCAGCAGATCAAGGACAAGGCCGTGGTGCACGGCAAGGTGACCCTGTCGTCGGGGCTGGAGGCGGACTACTACGTCGACCTCCGCCGCGTCACCCTCGACGGGACGGCCGCCCCCCTGGTCGGGCAGGTGCTGCTGGACCTGACCGAGGGACTGGAGTTCGACGCGGTGGGCGGCCTGACCATGGGCGCCGACCCCGTCGCCGGCGCCATGCTGCACGCGGCCGCCGCGCGCGGCAGGAAGCTGGACGCCTTCGTCGTCCGCAAGGCGGCCAAGGCGCACGGGCTGCAGCGGCGGGTCGAGGGGCCGGACATCGCGGGCCGCCGGGTCCTGGTCGTCGAGGACACCTCCACCACCGGCGGCTCCCCGCTCGCCGCCGTGGAGGCCGTGCGGGAGGCGGGCGCCGAGGTGGTGGCCGTGGCGACCATCGTGGACCGGGCCACCGGCGCCGACCAGAAGATCCGCGAGGGCGCCGGGGTGCCGTACCTCTTCGCGTTCTCGAAGGACGAGCTGGGCCTCGACTGACCAGCATTTTTGACGTCGGCTTTAACTTGATGTGACCGGCGTGCGGACCGAGCCTGGACCATCCGCGCATGTCTGGAAAGATGGGGACGACGATGACGTCGCACCCAAGGTCTAGGTCAGGGCCGTAAGCACGTAGCACGCCAACCCGCACATACCAAGGAGCGGACAGATGCCCATCGCAACCCCCGAGGTCTACAACGAGATGCTCGACCGGGCGAAGGCAGGCAAGTTCGCCTACCCGGCCATCAACGTCACCTCGACCCAGACCCTGCACGCGGCTCTGCGCGGCTTCGCGGAGGCGGAGAGCGACGGCATCATCCAGATCTCGACCGGCGGCGCCGAGTTCCTGGGCGGCCAGTACAGCAAGGACATGGTGACGGGCTCCGTCGCCCTGGCCGAGTTCGCGCACATCGTCGCCGAGAAGTACCCGGTCACCGTCGCCCTGCACACGGACCACTGCCCCAAGGACAAGCTCGACGGGTACGTCCGTCCGCTGCTCGCGGTCTCCGAGGAGCGCGTGGCGCGCGGCGAGAACCCGCTGTTCCAGTCGCACATGTGGGACGGCTCCGCCGAGACCCTCGCCGACAACCTCGCCATCGCGCAGGAGCTCCTGGAGCGCGCCCGCGCCGCCAAGATCATCCTCGAGGTCGAGATCACCCCGACCGGCGGCGAGGAGGACGGCGTCTCGCACGAGATCAACGACTCCCTGTACACGACCGTCGACGACGCCTTCCGTACGGTCGAGGCGCTCGGCCTGGGCGAGAAGGGCCGCTACCTGCTGGCCGCGTCCTTCGGCAACGTCCACGGCGTGTACAAGCCGGGCAACGTCGTGCTCCGCCCCGAGCTGCTCAAGGAGCTCAACGAGGGCGTCGCCGCGAAGTACGGCAAGCCGGCCGGCTCGCAGCCGTTCGACTTCGTCTTCCACGGCGGCTCCGGCTCCTCCCCGGAGGAGATCGCGACGGCGCTGGAGAACGGCGTCGTCAAGATGAACATCGACACGGACACGCAGTACGCCTTCACGCGTCCCGTCGCCGACCACATGTTCAAGAACTACGACGGCGTCCTGAAGGTCGACGGCGAGGTCGGCTCCAAGTCGACCTACGACCCGCGCACCTGGGGCAAGCTGGCCGAGGCGAGCATGGCCGCGCGCGTCACCGAGGCCACGCAGCACCTGCGCTCGGCGGGTACGAAGATCAAGTAATCGGCTGATCGCAGCTGATCCTGGCGAGCCCGGTGCTACGGCACCGGGCTCGCTGTATACCTGGAACATGCCCGACGTCCGGATGGCCTCGCCGCAGGGCAAGTGGATCCTGCTCACCACCGTGCTCGGCTCCAGCATGGCCCTGCTGGACTCGACCGTCGTCAACGTCGCCCTGCCCCGCATCGGCCGTGACCTCGACGCCGATCTCGCCGCCCTCCAGTGGACGGCCAACGCGTACATGGTCACGCTGGCCGGGCTGATCCTGCTGGGCGGCTCCCTCGGCGACCGGTACGGGCGGCGCAAGGTGTTCGTGGTGGGCGTGGTGTGGTTCGCCGCCGCCTCGCTGCTGTGCGGGCTCTCCCCGAACGTGGGCGTGCTGGTCGCCGCCCGTGCCCTGCAAGGGGTGGGCGGCGCGCTGCTGACGCCCGGCTCCCTCGCCCTCATCCAGGCGTCCTTCCACCCCG
This window of the Streptomyces sp. NBC_01275 genome carries:
- a CDS encoding aldose 1-epimerase, translating into MSDEDFTLTAGDAEATVRPGNGGRVGGLRVGGLELLRQGERFGCFPMVPWCGRIREGRFLDGGTLRQMPLNAAPHAIHGTVRDGGWKVARRTAAEAVLTYDLVEPWPHPGRVTQVVTLTEDALTLTMGVETHDSSFPAQIGWHPWFNRNLGDQDVQVSFAPAWQEERGEDHLPTGERVEPKPGPWDDCFGMPDGVAVGLTWPGQLRLDVTSPERWVVVYDEQEAAVCVEPQTGPPNGLNTLPRLVTPLEPLEATTTWSWTRL
- the pyrE gene encoding orotate phosphoribosyltransferase produces the protein MTDVDVDAVDVRGALLQQIKDKAVVHGKVTLSSGLEADYYVDLRRVTLDGTAAPLVGQVLLDLTEGLEFDAVGGLTMGADPVAGAMLHAAAARGRKLDAFVVRKAAKAHGLQRRVEGPDIAGRRVLVVEDTSTTGGSPLAAVEAVREAGAEVVAVATIVDRATGADQKIREGAGVPYLFAFSKDELGLD
- the fbaA gene encoding class II fructose-bisphosphate aldolase; this translates as MPIATPEVYNEMLDRAKAGKFAYPAINVTSTQTLHAALRGFAEAESDGIIQISTGGAEFLGGQYSKDMVTGSVALAEFAHIVAEKYPVTVALHTDHCPKDKLDGYVRPLLAVSEERVARGENPLFQSHMWDGSAETLADNLAIAQELLERARAAKIILEVEITPTGGEEDGVSHEINDSLYTTVDDAFRTVEALGLGEKGRYLLAASFGNVHGVYKPGNVVLRPELLKELNEGVAAKYGKPAGSQPFDFVFHGGSGSSPEEIATALENGVVKMNIDTDTQYAFTRPVADHMFKNYDGVLKVDGEVGSKSTYDPRTWGKLAEASMAARVTEATQHLRSAGTKIK